Proteins from one bacterium genomic window:
- a CDS encoding Gfo/Idh/MocA family oxidoreductase gives MKKLGIGVIGCGGRLRDVFGHLTRATDQVEIVALCDPNPHSIEATKAAYNPTARVHEDYQALVRDPAVEWVMIGSWNCFHARHTIAAFEAGKNVFCEKPLALSVDDCLAIRDAWRKSGKLFTIGFTLRYSPHYRRIKEILSSGKIGSILSMEFNETLEFNHGGYIHADWRRKTEWAGSHLLEKCCHDIDLVNWMTDSLAVKAASFGGCDFFTPANAHHSERLGKSPDGKQAFTTWSNNKINGNIMNPFNADKDILDNQVAILQFASGTRASFHTNCITGIPERRMYICGTEGTLRADVMTGQLEVKRIGFNTQLEDCRSTSSGGHGGGDSILGTSLADTMLKGTPPLTSLEDGLRAAFTAFGMDEAQRTGTVVDLSPFWQRAGIDPIGKS, from the coding sequence ATGAAGAAATTAGGAATCGGAGTGATCGGATGTGGCGGGCGGTTACGAGATGTTTTCGGGCACTTGACCCGGGCTACAGATCAGGTCGAAATCGTGGCGCTGTGTGATCCCAATCCCCACTCCATCGAGGCCACGAAGGCCGCTTATAATCCCACCGCCCGTGTGCATGAGGATTATCAGGCCCTGGTGCGTGACCCGGCGGTGGAATGGGTGATGATCGGTTCCTGGAATTGTTTTCATGCCCGTCACACGATCGCGGCCTTTGAAGCTGGAAAAAATGTCTTCTGCGAAAAACCGCTCGCGCTGTCGGTTGACGATTGCCTCGCGATCCGCGATGCCTGGCGGAAATCCGGCAAACTGTTTACCATCGGGTTTACCCTGCGCTATTCCCCTCACTACCGGCGGATCAAGGAAATCCTGTCCTCCGGTAAAATCGGGTCCATCCTTAGCATGGAATTCAATGAAACACTCGAATTCAACCACGGAGGCTACATCCATGCCGACTGGCGTCGTAAGACCGAATGGGCTGGCAGCCATCTGCTGGAAAAGTGCTGTCACGATATCGATCTGGTCAACTGGATGACGGACTCGCTGGCGGTCAAGGCCGCCTCCTTTGGTGGCTGTGATTTCTTTACCCCGGCCAATGCCCACCATTCCGAACGGCTGGGAAAGTCGCCTGACGGAAAGCAGGCCTTCACCACGTGGAGTAACAACAAGATTAACGGGAATATCATGAATCCCTTTAATGCCGACAAGGATATTCTCGACAATCAGGTGGCGATTCTCCAGTTCGCGAGCGGGACTCGCGCCTCATTCCACACGAATTGCATCACCGGGATTCCCGAACGCCGCATGTATATTTGCGGAACGGAAGGCACCCTCCGCGCTGACGTCATGACGGGTCAGTTGGAAGTGAAGCGGATCGGGTTCAACACCCAGCTTGAGGATTGCCGGTCGACCTCTTCAGGGGGGCATGGCGGGGGTGACAGTATCCTGGGGACCAGTTTGGCTGACACCATGTTGAAGGGAACTCCCCCGCTCACCTCCCTTGAGGACGGTCTGCGCGCGGCCTTCACCGCCTTCGGAATGGATGAGGCTCAACGCACGGGGACGGTTGTGGACCTCTCCCCGTTCTGGCAGAGGGCCGGCATTGATCCCATCGGTAAGAGCTAA
- a CDS encoding AraC family transcriptional regulator: MFNKTDDWNACCKAAKRITQHPRDYFQGLPDTPLILPKNLLLFTRQKAFSQGQGSAHHRFLLILCLQGDGSVIVDDHVARLTPGSALLVTPLQFHHYARFTGGPLLWLFLSFELDEVEALSALRGRVLELTPLQVTCLKQLAGTYTDLGEKRMANPEITLLAALILGEFHGTSAPGSPAKPAPSKNTRGLIQEVARQVHLHVGEAIQIADVARAVGLSESHLRARFQAAAGLGLGAYIRRLRLHRARTMMLATELRLKEIAERCGYDSIYTFSRAFHREMGMSPSRYRKPDAIPLASLT, from the coding sequence ATGTTTAACAAAACCGATGATTGGAACGCCTGTTGCAAAGCGGCAAAGCGGATCACCCAGCATCCCAGGGATTATTTTCAGGGGCTTCCAGACACCCCTTTGATCCTGCCGAAAAACTTGTTGCTGTTCACCCGGCAGAAGGCCTTTTCGCAGGGACAAGGCTCGGCGCATCACCGGTTCCTGCTGATCCTCTGCCTCCAGGGGGATGGCTCCGTGATTGTGGATGATCATGTGGCGCGCCTCACTCCCGGCTCTGCCTTATTAGTCACCCCGCTCCAGTTCCACCATTACGCCCGTTTCACAGGCGGGCCATTGCTCTGGCTGTTCCTGAGTTTTGAATTGGATGAGGTGGAGGCGTTAAGCGCCCTGCGGGGCCGGGTCCTGGAGCTTACGCCCCTGCAAGTGACCTGCCTCAAGCAGTTGGCGGGGACCTATACGGACCTTGGCGAGAAACGGATGGCCAATCCGGAGATCACACTCCTCGCGGCCCTTATTTTGGGGGAATTCCATGGCACATCAGCACCCGGAAGCCCTGCAAAACCGGCTCCCTCGAAAAACACCCGGGGCCTGATTCAAGAGGTGGCGCGCCAGGTCCATCTTCATGTCGGTGAAGCGATCCAGATCGCGGATGTGGCCAGAGCGGTCGGGCTTTCCGAAAGTCACCTCCGCGCCCGGTTCCAGGCCGCCGCCGGTCTCGGACTGGGTGCCTACATCCGCAGGCTTCGCCTGCATCGGGCCCGGACCATGATGCTGGCCACCGAATTGCGGCTTAAGGAGATTGCCGAGCGGTGCGGCTACGACTCCATCTATACGTTCAGCCGGGCTTTCCATCGCGAGATGGGGATGAGTCCCAGCCGCTACCGGAAACCAGACGCTATTCCCCTTGCGTCCTTAACCTGA
- a CDS encoding glycosyltransferase family 2 protein, giving the protein MMSDFLHYAAIVSTTLVAVMVVYQFFLALGALFHHRRAVREMSRERPDLTQYPPLTILVPAHNEEVVIERTVRTLLALRYPETKLTLMVINDASTDGTAAILDRLHEENPRVLVYHRQKPEGGRGKAAALNAAALRVKDDFIAIYDADNCPEPEALLRLMARFIADPSLAAAVGKFRCGNKSQNFLTRCVNIEGLCFQGVIQAGRHMMLKIAFLTGTNYVIKRSTLLEVGGWDEEALAEDSELSTRLYMERQRVDYVPFSQSWEQEPETLKVWMTQRTRWARGNNYAIMKIMRTFTLSKDKWRTFENFFMLSMSYLFLIALVVSQTALMLSLFGVNHLTHDTGWIFCFWQFTALFYFAQIWYTLTLEKEAQPGNLLVGLLMYFFYGYLWMAAIIRALYQDVVVRKERTWDKTVRFETELEVGNES; this is encoded by the coding sequence ATGATGTCCGATTTTCTGCATTACGCTGCGATCGTTTCAACCACGTTGGTTGCAGTCATGGTTGTGTATCAGTTTTTCCTGGCGCTGGGCGCCTTGTTTCATCACCGCCGGGCGGTCAGGGAGATGAGCCGCGAACGGCCTGACCTCACGCAATATCCGCCGCTTACGATTCTGGTGCCGGCCCACAACGAAGAGGTGGTGATCGAGCGCACGGTCAGAACCTTGCTGGCGTTGCGCTACCCCGAGACCAAGCTCACCTTGATGGTTATCAACGACGCGTCGACCGATGGCACCGCCGCTATTCTGGACCGCCTGCACGAGGAGAACCCGCGTGTGCTGGTCTACCATCGTCAAAAGCCGGAGGGGGGAAGGGGAAAGGCTGCGGCCTTGAATGCAGCCGCCTTGCGCGTGAAAGACGACTTTATTGCCATTTACGATGCCGACAACTGTCCTGAGCCCGAGGCGTTATTGCGGTTAATGGCGCGGTTCATCGCGGACCCTTCGTTGGCGGCGGCCGTGGGCAAGTTCCGCTGCGGCAACAAAAGCCAGAACTTTCTCACCCGTTGCGTCAATATTGAAGGGCTTTGCTTTCAGGGCGTCATACAGGCCGGACGGCATATGATGCTCAAAATCGCTTTTTTAACAGGCACCAATTACGTGATCAAGAGAAGTACGCTTCTTGAGGTCGGGGGGTGGGACGAGGAGGCGCTGGCGGAGGATAGCGAACTGTCGACGCGCTTATATATGGAGCGACAGCGGGTGGATTATGTCCCTTTCTCGCAAAGCTGGGAGCAGGAGCCGGAGACCCTGAAGGTGTGGATGACACAACGTACCCGCTGGGCTCGTGGAAATAACTACGCAATCATGAAAATCATGCGCACCTTCACTTTGTCGAAAGACAAGTGGCGCACCTTCGAGAATTTCTTCATGCTGTCGATGAGTTACTTGTTTCTCATTGCCCTCGTGGTTTCACAAACGGCGCTCATGTTGTCGTTGTTTGGGGTTAATCACCTCACCCATGATACGGGGTGGATTTTCTGCTTCTGGCAGTTTACCGCGCTCTTTTACTTTGCACAAATCTGGTACACACTCACCCTCGAGAAAGAGGCGCAGCCAGGAAACTTGCTGGTTGGGCTATTGATGTATTTCTTCTATGGGTATCTCTGGATGGCCGCCATTATTCGCGCCCTTTATCAGGATGTGGTAGTGAGGAAGGAACGGACCTGGGATAAGACGGTTCGTTTTGAGACGGAGCTTGAGGTTGGCAACGAAAGCTAG
- the budA gene encoding acetolactate decarboxylase, translated as MLVRRCVWVMGITFIASGLVSCVHHGPPPPAGVLSQTSTITALLEGGYDGVTSCGELRRKGDFGIGTFDHLDGEMILIDGVIYQAKADGTVARVPDSLKVPFAAVTGFRPDLTWTVGAASDYEALKKNMDAVRAGDNLFLAIRVDGLFDYVKFRSVPPQVKPYPKLVDVAARQPVFERRRVKGSLVGFWCPEYVRTLNLPGYHLHFISEDRKSAGHLLDCTWQGGAVKAEVISEFHLFLPETPAFQKLQLNGDSSRALKAAESGR; from the coding sequence ATGCTTGTCAGGCGCTGTGTTTGGGTGATGGGAATTACGTTTATTGCCTCCGGGTTAGTGTCCTGCGTTCATCATGGGCCGCCGCCCCCGGCCGGAGTCCTTTCTCAAACCTCGACCATCACGGCCCTTTTGGAGGGCGGCTATGACGGGGTGACCTCCTGCGGCGAGCTTCGCCGGAAGGGCGATTTCGGGATTGGAACGTTCGATCACCTGGATGGCGAGATGATCCTGATTGATGGCGTGATCTATCAGGCGAAAGCCGATGGGACCGTGGCACGTGTTCCGGACTCATTGAAAGTCCCCTTTGCCGCGGTGACCGGGTTCAGGCCGGACCTGACCTGGACGGTCGGCGCTGCGTCCGATTATGAGGCGTTAAAAAAGAATATGGACGCAGTGCGTGCAGGGGACAATCTCTTCCTTGCCATCCGAGTAGATGGCCTATTTGATTACGTCAAGTTCAGGAGTGTCCCCCCGCAGGTGAAACCTTATCCGAAACTGGTTGACGTCGCGGCCCGGCAGCCTGTGTTTGAACGCCGACGCGTCAAGGGGTCCCTGGTTGGATTCTGGTGCCCGGAGTATGTCCGCACCCTCAACCTTCCCGGGTACCACTTGCATTTTATCTCAGAAGACCGGAAGAGTGCCGGTCATCTCCTGGATTGCACCTGGCAGGGGGGGGCGGTAAAGGCTGAAGTGATTTCTGAATTTCATCTTTTCCTGCCGGAAACCCCTGCCTTTCAAAAACTGCAGTTGAATGGCGATTCTTCCCGCGCCCTCAAGGCGGCGGAAAGCGGACGGTAG
- a CDS encoding DUF2141 domain-containing protein produces the protein MKQLLSGVLIFLIYTQWAQSAELTIVVEGLRSTRGALHIALFDSGKGFPMEAASAVARQSLILATRPTDQPIRVVFKNLPEKKYAVCILHDEDSDGKLKTNFIGIPKEGVGVSNNAKGLLGPPKFEAAVFTLTGPLTISVTVSYF, from the coding sequence ATGAAGCAGCTGTTATCCGGGGTCCTCATTTTCCTCATTTATACGCAGTGGGCCCAGTCAGCAGAGTTGACGATCGTGGTTGAGGGCCTGAGATCCACGCGCGGGGCCTTGCATATCGCGCTGTTTGACTCAGGAAAAGGGTTTCCGATGGAGGCCGCCAGTGCGGTTGCCCGTCAGTCATTGATATTGGCCACCCGCCCCACAGACCAACCCATCAGGGTCGTGTTTAAAAACCTGCCTGAAAAGAAATATGCGGTCTGTATTTTGCATGATGAAGATTCAGACGGGAAACTGAAAACTAATTTCATTGGCATCCCGAAAGAAGGGGTGGGGGTTTCCAATAACGCCAAAGGCCTGCTGGGACCACCGAAATTTGAAGCCGCGGTCTTCACTCTCACGGGGCCCCTGACGATTTCAGTAACGGTCTCGTATTTCTAA
- a CDS encoding prenyltransferase/squalene oxidase repeat-containing protein yields the protein MKTEQDVIDRLKRLPSAVVSHDLAPEILAKVRAEANQKTGWIPSWRWVLPLAASLAVLLGGLWLAGARPMDPGRQAVAWLRQIQEPDGSWSVAKWGGDKQFEIALTGLSLMTLMDGAPGADPAIDKAIAYLLQQQHPDGRFGERVSGMPYNQGIATLALAKACERHPSEPLRLALEKAVAVICAGQYADGGWGYYHEAHPASNLSITLWQIEALRLAATQGLPQVRPRVERGLRWMAGVAADDGSFGYQKSGDTPGGASQTLTAMGAMSLLDPAHIGLVSPGRRQAIKAQVQRLASAPGPDMDYYRRYFLTAALKKMDETSAHQGLTAMRQDLVARQIKRGDAAGSWTADPRWGSSGGRIYATAMASLSLR from the coding sequence ATGAAAACTGAGCAAGACGTCATAGACCGGCTTAAGCGCCTCCCTTCGGCGGTGGTCTCGCATGACCTGGCTCCGGAGATCCTGGCCAAGGTGAGGGCCGAAGCGAACCAGAAGACGGGCTGGATCCCCAGTTGGCGTTGGGTGCTCCCTTTGGCGGCTTCTTTGGCTGTGCTGTTGGGCGGGTTGTGGCTGGCCGGAGCAAGGCCCATGGATCCCGGGCGGCAGGCCGTTGCCTGGTTGCGCCAGATTCAGGAACCCGATGGATCCTGGAGTGTCGCCAAATGGGGGGGAGATAAACAATTTGAAATCGCCCTTACCGGGCTTTCCCTGATGACCCTCATGGATGGCGCCCCCGGGGCAGACCCTGCGATCGACAAAGCGATTGCCTATCTGCTTCAACAGCAGCACCCTGATGGACGATTTGGTGAGCGGGTTTCCGGGATGCCTTACAACCAGGGAATTGCCACGTTAGCGCTGGCGAAAGCCTGTGAACGCCACCCCAGTGAGCCGCTCCGGTTGGCATTGGAGAAGGCGGTGGCGGTCATTTGTGCCGGTCAATATGCGGATGGCGGTTGGGGGTATTACCATGAGGCGCATCCGGCCTCCAACCTGTCGATCACCTTGTGGCAGATTGAGGCGTTACGACTGGCCGCAACGCAAGGCCTGCCGCAGGTACGGCCAAGGGTGGAGCGCGGCCTGCGTTGGATGGCAGGCGTGGCGGCGGATGATGGGTCTTTTGGCTACCAGAAGAGCGGGGATACCCCGGGTGGCGCCTCACAAACGCTGACGGCCATGGGGGCTATGAGCCTGTTGGATCCTGCCCACATCGGTCTGGTATCCCCTGGCCGGCGTCAGGCGATCAAGGCCCAGGTCCAACGACTGGCCTCTGCGCCCGGTCCCGACATGGATTATTATCGCCGGTATTTCCTGACGGCGGCCCTCAAGAAAATGGATGAGACATCCGCGCATCAGGGGTTGACGGCGATGCGTCAGGATCTGGTGGCCCGGCAAATCAAGCGCGGGGATGCCGCCGGAAGCTGGACGGCCGACCCCCGCTGGGGCTCCTCGGGCGGGCGCATCTACGCCACGGCCATGGCCTCACTGTCGTTGCGGTGA
- a CDS encoding RNA polymerase sigma factor, which produces MNPESGHSEWSHDPDVQLMLETAAGSETSFSELIHRHQNGLLNFFVRMGVYNDAEDLVQETFIRVYKARGRYRPAAKFTTFLYVLARHVWADRGRKAKMHTRLEASLKTDAEIGGGVSLPASQAGMDAQTALNRLSPKLREVLVLNIYQGLRYQEIAEVLEIPLGTVKSRINLALQELRGIFDEN; this is translated from the coding sequence ATGAATCCGGAATCCGGTCATTCTGAATGGAGCCATGATCCCGACGTTCAGCTGATGCTGGAGACGGCGGCCGGGTCAGAAACCTCATTTTCGGAATTGATCCACCGCCACCAGAACGGGCTACTGAACTTTTTCGTCCGGATGGGCGTTTATAATGATGCCGAGGATCTGGTGCAGGAAACGTTTATCAGGGTCTATAAGGCGCGGGGCAGGTATCGTCCGGCGGCCAAGTTCACCACCTTCCTGTATGTACTGGCCCGCCATGTCTGGGCGGATCGGGGCCGGAAAGCCAAAATGCACACGCGGCTTGAGGCCAGTTTGAAAACGGACGCGGAGATAGGCGGGGGGGTATCGCTACCGGCCTCGCAGGCGGGAATGGATGCCCAGACGGCACTGAACCGGCTGTCTCCCAAGTTGAGGGAAGTCCTGGTGTTAAATATCTATCAGGGGTTGCGTTATCAGGAAATTGCCGAGGTGTTGGAGATCCCGCTCGGCACGGTGAAGTCACGGATTAATCTGGCCTTGCAGGAACTGAGGGGGATTTTTGATGAAAACTGA
- a CDS encoding ComF family protein, translated as MSGLSSGVSRWRQLVDRFPAGPLCDLVWPRACELCGARPGQAGHYLCWDCLGALPLIQPPFCSVCGDPVEGAITRGYVCSLCVDRKPAFDQARSAVRFKGGMKDVLHRFKYSNATHMTSDLTALLHACVTTHYAHEPFDAVGFVPLHPAKERSRTYNQSKLLAGQLAGRMKLPLAGGCLQRVRETGTQTRLNMKARAKNVAHAFQADGPEWIEGRHFLLVDDVMTTGATVSEISRELKASGAGRVCVVTVARG; from the coding sequence GTGTCCGGCCTGTCCTCAGGGGTGAGCCGCTGGCGGCAGCTGGTGGACCGGTTTCCTGCGGGCCCGTTGTGCGATCTGGTCTGGCCGAGGGCCTGTGAGCTCTGTGGCGCCCGCCCGGGCCAGGCGGGACATTACCTCTGCTGGGACTGCCTGGGTGCGCTGCCCCTGATTCAGCCGCCGTTCTGCAGCGTGTGCGGAGATCCCGTGGAGGGGGCCATTACCCGCGGATATGTCTGCTCCTTGTGTGTAGATCGTAAGCCCGCCTTCGATCAGGCGCGTTCGGCCGTTCGCTTTAAGGGAGGAATGAAAGACGTGCTGCACCGGTTTAAGTATTCCAATGCCACCCACATGACGTCCGATTTAACGGCCTTGTTGCACGCCTGCGTCACCACCCATTACGCGCATGAACCATTTGATGCCGTGGGGTTTGTGCCGCTCCATCCCGCTAAAGAGCGCTCGCGGACCTATAACCAGTCTAAATTACTGGCGGGGCAGCTGGCGGGCCGCATGAAACTCCCTCTCGCGGGCGGGTGCCTGCAACGCGTCCGGGAAACCGGGACACAGACCCGCCTGAATATGAAGGCCCGGGCAAAAAATGTGGCCCATGCGTTCCAGGCCGACGGTCCTGAATGGATTGAAGGCCGCCATTTCCTGTTAGTTGATGATGTCATGACGACGGGAGCCACCGTGTCGGAGATCAGCCGCGAACTCAAGGCGTCCGGAGCCGGTCGTGTCTGCGTGGTGACGGTCGCGCGAGGGTAG
- a CDS encoding MlaD family protein has translation MKQSSVDREMSIELIVGTFMFMILLALAYFTIVLGRASLFEKKFPLEVEFADVMGLRKDDTVVQRGMTVGKIKTLRLMDGRVRVQALLDSPIRLKTDYKITVVTTSILGGRYVEVKEGSPNAALLPPDVMPQGEKPFDLMAEAAQAVHEIRGAMNEGGILTNLEQTIASIKDVTSKINKGEGTIGKLVNDDGIYNEFQGAAKDIRAVTAQVQGIAEKINKGEGTLGKLISDDSVYTNIQAVAVNLKDISDRLNKGEGTLGKLLSSDDQLYKDISSTADSLKLITGKIQRGEGLLGKLVNDETLYNEVKAAVGEVRLAVDDFRETSPVVSFTTLLIGAF, from the coding sequence ATGAAACAGAGCAGCGTGGATCGGGAGATGTCGATCGAGTTGATTGTGGGAACCTTCATGTTCATGATTTTGCTGGCGCTCGCCTACTTCACCATTGTATTGGGGCGGGCCAGCCTGTTTGAGAAGAAGTTCCCCCTCGAAGTCGAGTTTGCGGACGTGATGGGCTTGCGCAAGGATGATACGGTGGTGCAGCGGGGGATGACGGTGGGAAAAATCAAAACCCTGCGCCTGATGGACGGCCGGGTGCGGGTGCAGGCCTTGCTGGACAGCCCGATTCGCCTGAAGACGGACTATAAGATTACCGTGGTGACCACCTCGATCCTCGGAGGGCGTTACGTGGAAGTGAAGGAAGGGTCGCCCAATGCCGCCCTCCTGCCTCCTGATGTGATGCCGCAGGGGGAGAAACCCTTTGATCTGATGGCCGAGGCTGCACAGGCGGTTCATGAAATCAGGGGCGCCATGAATGAAGGCGGGATTCTGACCAATCTTGAGCAAACCATTGCCTCCATCAAGGACGTGACGTCAAAAATCAATAAGGGCGAGGGGACCATCGGGAAACTGGTCAATGACGACGGCATCTACAATGAGTTCCAGGGCGCGGCCAAGGATATCCGCGCGGTGACGGCCCAGGTTCAGGGAATTGCAGAAAAAATCAACAAGGGTGAAGGCACGTTGGGCAAACTGATTTCGGATGATTCAGTCTATACAAATATTCAGGCGGTGGCGGTGAATCTCAAGGATATCAGCGACCGGCTCAATAAGGGTGAAGGGACTCTGGGCAAGCTGCTGTCGAGCGATGATCAACTCTACAAGGACATCTCGTCGACAGCGGATTCACTTAAGCTGATCACCGGGAAGATCCAACGGGGCGAAGGCCTGCTGGGTAAGCTGGTGAATGATGAGACCTTGTACAATGAAGTCAAGGCCGCCGTGGGTGAAGTCCGGCTCGCCGTGGATGATTTTCGGGAGACGTCGCCAGTGGTGTCGTTTACGACGCTGCTGATTGGGGCCTTCTAA
- a CDS encoding ABC transporter ATP-binding protein, producing the protein MIQLENVTKILGTRNVLDGVNLEVRKGETLVIVGPSGTGKSVTLKHMVRLMTPDEGRVVVDGQVVSEASGKQLESIRDKFGVLFQGGALLEWLNVAENVALPLREKTTLSNDEIMAKVMEKLAMVGLEKDIEKFPAEISGGMRKRVGLARAIVTNPKIILYDEPTSGLDPVSSRMIDRLIEHLRKELGVTSVVVTHDLHSALSIGTRIAMLTQGKIIELAEPAEFVKSNVEEVQLFLEAQFITVRGEWEKNGL; encoded by the coding sequence ATGATCCAACTTGAAAATGTCACCAAGATCCTGGGCACGCGCAACGTGCTTGACGGGGTGAATCTGGAGGTCCGCAAGGGGGAAACCCTGGTCATTGTGGGGCCTTCCGGCACCGGCAAGAGCGTGACGCTCAAGCACATGGTCCGCCTGATGACGCCCGACGAAGGACGTGTCGTGGTGGACGGGCAGGTGGTCAGCGAGGCCAGCGGGAAACAGCTGGAATCGATCCGTGATAAATTCGGTGTTCTCTTTCAGGGCGGTGCGTTGCTGGAATGGTTGAATGTGGCGGAGAATGTGGCGCTGCCCCTGCGCGAGAAAACGACGCTGTCCAATGATGAGATCATGGCCAAGGTAATGGAGAAACTGGCGATGGTCGGCCTGGAAAAGGATATTGAGAAATTTCCCGCCGAAATTTCCGGGGGAATGCGTAAGCGGGTGGGGCTGGCCCGGGCCATTGTCACCAATCCCAAGATCATTCTCTATGATGAACCCACGTCCGGGCTGGATCCGGTCTCCTCGCGCATGATTGACCGTTTAATTGAACATTTGAGAAAAGAGCTTGGGGTGACGAGCGTCGTCGTGACCCATGACCTTCACAGTGCGCTCTCGATCGGGACCCGGATTGCCATGCTGACCCAGGGGAAAATCATTGAACTGGCGGAGCCGGCCGAATTTGTGAAATCAAACGTCGAGGAAGTACAGCTATTTTTGGAAGCACAGTTTATCACCGTTCGCGGTGAATGGGAGAAGAACGGACTATGA
- a CDS encoding ABC transporter permease, whose protein sequence is MGREVVSACRNAGRAMLLLAEAILCIRYVMTRRSRREAIHQMFVGGIKSLTVITVVASFTGMILALQTGIEMRRFGQEVYIGAAVMVSMLREMGPFMTGLILAASVGSSIAAQMGTMVVSEEIAALELMSINPVRYLVMPRLVAMMIMTPLLSFYSCIMGVVGGGIVGMTQLNVPWAAYIDNAIRFADNKDLFVGMLKAFLFGVIIVITACHQGFATTQGAVGVGNATRRTVIISFLSILVVGYMITRFFYV, encoded by the coding sequence TTGGGTCGGGAAGTAGTGAGCGCCTGCCGGAACGCCGGCCGGGCCATGCTCCTTCTGGCGGAAGCGATCCTGTGCATACGTTATGTGATGACCCGCCGCTCGCGCCGGGAAGCCATCCATCAGATGTTTGTGGGGGGCATCAAAAGCCTGACCGTCATTACGGTGGTCGCCTCCTTTACGGGAATGATTCTGGCACTTCAAACCGGCATCGAAATGCGGCGGTTCGGCCAGGAGGTCTACATTGGCGCTGCCGTGATGGTTTCGATGTTACGGGAAATGGGGCCGTTTATGACGGGGCTCATCCTGGCGGCCAGTGTGGGGTCATCTATTGCGGCCCAAATGGGGACCATGGTGGTGTCCGAGGAGATCGCGGCCCTGGAATTGATGTCGATCAATCCGGTCCGGTACCTGGTGATGCCGCGCTTAGTGGCGATGATGATCATGACGCCCCTGTTGTCGTTTTACAGTTGCATCATGGGCGTGGTGGGGGGCGGCATCGTGGGGATGACCCAGTTGAATGTGCCCTGGGCGGCTTACATCGACAATGCGATCCGGTTTGCCGACAACAAGGACCTTTTTGTGGGAATGCTCAAGGCATTTCTCTTTGGTGTGATTATTGTGATTACCGCCTGCCATCAGGGGTTTGCGACCACCCAGGGGGCTGTCGGGGTCGGTAATGCCACCCGCCGCACGGTGATCATTTCGTTCCTGTCGATTCTGGTGGTGGGCTATATGATTACAAGGTTCTTCTACGTATGA